GTTTCTCCGATGGGACTCGACCCTCCCCTCCTGGGTGGCCGACGACGCCCAGGCCCGGGTCCGACGCCGGTGTCGGTGTCGGTGTCGGCTATTCCTGGCCGGTGCCGCGGCGGGGTGCCGCGATCGGCGTCGGACGGGGGCGGCCGTGACAGGAGTCAGGATTTGCCGACGGGGTCGGTGCCGGGGCGGGGTGGGCTCACGACCGGCCCGCGCCTCGGGGTCCGACCGGCACGGCCCACGGCCTAGAGGCGGGCCTCGGTGCGTCGCGGCTTCAGCCGGTCGGGCGAGTCGGACGCGGCGACCCACTCGCAGGTGAAGGTGCCGCGGTAGCCGAAGAGGAACCCGAAGCGGTGGTTGTGCACCTCGAGGTCGACGTGGAACGACTCGTCGTCGTCGGACCACCACTCGTGGAGCTCGGCCCGACCGCTGAACAGCATCGGGAAGCGGAACGAGACGGGCCCCTCGTGGAAGCGCTGCGCCTCGGAGCGCAGCACGAGGCCGCCGCGGTCGTCGACCGTCAGGTCGAGGTCGACCGCGAGGTGCTGGTGCGTGCCGAGGTAGTCGAGCACCCGCCCGCGGTCGAGCACCATCGTCGCGTCGAAGCGGACCGGGCGTCGGCCCGCGCGGCGGCGGGGCACGGTGTACGAACGGACGAAGGTGACGGTCTCGCGTCCGAGCCCGTCTCGGTACGGGTAGTTCTCGATGACGAAGGGAACGTCTCGGCCGACGTCGGGAACCAGGATGTTGCGCAACCGTCCGATCTGCAGGAACGGCACCGTCCACCACGGGCCCCGCCGGATCGACGACATGACGCCCCGGCCCACGCAGGCCTCGCCCGAGTCCAGGCCGACCCCGAAGCGGCGCTGCATCATCGGGTGCAGGCGGGTGAACTCCTCGCCGAGGGCCTGCTCGAAGATCGACGTCATCGGGGTGACCGCCTCGCGGGGTCGGGCAGAGTGGCCAGGGTGACCGGCGCCTCCTGCAGGTGGTCGCCCGCGCGCGTGCCGCCCGCGGGCGCACGGAGGGTGCGGGAGGCGCGGGGCCGGTCCGCCCGCCAGAACGCGAGGGCGCTGGCGAGCGGCCACCGCTCGGGTTCGCGGCCGGTCTCGAGCCAGAGGCGCAGGCGGTCGAAGCTGAACGCCGTCGCCCAACCGAGCAGCGGACGCACGACCAGGTCGAGCGGACCCCAGCCCGAGTCGTAGTCGTACCCGGTCAGGAAGCGCGTCCGCCCGTCGTCGGTCGGCAGGTAGCGCCAGTACCCGCGCCCGGCCCGGATCGGCGAGAGCACGTCGTCGGTCGCGAACCGCAGCGCGGACGTGCGCGAACCGTCGGCGCCGTGGCGCTCGCCGATGCTGACGCCCGTGCCCTCGACGGTGTGGACGGGCGTGCGACGGACGTAACGGAACGGGATCGACCCGTCGGCGTCCGGCGGCCCGGGGGTGATGCTCGAGAAGCGGACGTCCCAGCGGACGTGCTGCGCGGGGTCCTGCGTGGCGGCCCAGACCCGGTCGAGGTCGGCGTCGATCACGGTCTCGACGTAGATCTGACGTTTCCCCACGAGAGGGAGGCTAGGGCATGGTGACGGCCGCCGGAACGCCCCGGAACACGGGTCGTGGCCGGATCTAGGCTCACCCCATGGACGAGAGCTTCGAGACGGTCCGCGACGCGTTCGGGGCGGCGGCGCGATGGTTCGCCGAGACGGTGCACGAGCTCGACCGGCCGCCGGCCCCGTGGGAGGCCCCGGCCCTCGGCGCGTGGAGCCGCCGCGACCTCGTCGGCCACACGTCGAGGGCCCTGCTCACGGTCGAGCAGTACCTGCGGCCCGGGTCGTCGGATTCCGACCGCCGCCCCGTCGACTACTACCGGGCGGTCCGGGGCGGCCGCGCCGATCCGGACGAGGTCGCCGAGAGAGGGAGGCAGGCGGGACGCGACCTCGGCACCGCCCTGCCCGAGAGCGTCGACGCCGTCGTGCGACGGGTGACCGGCGTGGTGGCCGGACGGACCGCGGACGCGCGGGTGGAGACGCCGGTGGGCGAGTGGCGGCTCGAGGCGTACCTGCCGACGCGCGTCGTCGAGCTCGTCGTCCACACGGGCGACCTCCGGACGGCCGGCGGGCTCGACGGACAGGCCCCCGAGGTCGCGGGTCGTCAGGCGCTGGTCGTGCTCGGCGCCCTCGTGGCCGATGCTCCGTCGGCTGACGCGCCGCGCCTCCTGACGGCCCTGACGGGTCGCTCGGCGCTCGCCGCCGGGTACACGGTGCTCTGACGGGGCTGCCGGTCTGCCGTCGAACGACGGAGCGGGCCCTCGAGGGTTCGGGTTCTACGTCGGTGCCGGTGCCGGTGTCGGTGTCGGTGTCGGCAATTCCGGGCTGGCGTCGCGGCCGGGTGCCGGGATCGGCGTGGAACGGGAGCGGCCGCGACGGGAGCCAGGATTTGCCGACCGGGGGGTGGGACGCTTGCCGCTTGCGGGGTGCCGCGTGCCGCGTGCCGCGTGCCGCGTGCCGCGTGCCGCGTGCGGCGGGCTGGGCCGTCGGACGTCCAGGCCGGAGCGGGTGTCACATTCGCCGCCGCCGCCGCCGGTGCCGGTGCCGGTGCCGGTGTCGGTGTCGGCAATTACGGGCTGGCGTTGCGGCCGGGTGCCTGGATCGGCGTGGAACGGGCGCGGCCGCGACAGGAGCCAGGATTTGCCGACCCGGGGGTGGGACGCGGGCCGCGTTCGGCGGGCTGGGCCGTCGGACGTATAGGCCAGAGCGGGTGTCAGGTTCGGCGTCGGTGTCGGCAATTCCGGATCGGTGCGGCGGCGGGGTGCCGTGATCGCCGTGGGAGGGGAGCAACCGCGACGAGGGTCAGGATTTGCCGACGGGTTGACGCCGCAGCAGCGCGAGGCGAGCCAGGCTCGGGGTGCGGGCGTGGTGTGCGATCACCGCGATGCTGGCGGCGGCGTCAACTGCGTCTGCCCTGTCTGCCCTGTCGGCTGCGTCGGCTCTTCGGCCCTGGGGACCTCGCTCGTCGCCTGATCCGGTCCGTAACGGATCAGGCCGGCGAACGGATGTCGGGTCGCATCATCGACGGGACCGCTGGGCTTGTCCTGCATGCATCAACGGCTCGACGAGTCGTCGACCCGCTGGAACAGCACGTGGTCCTGCCAGCGTCCCTCGATCTCGAGGTAGGACGGTGCGATGCCGTACTGCTCGA
This genomic interval from Frigoribacterium sp. Leaf415 contains the following:
- a CDS encoding DUF4166 domain-containing protein — encoded protein: MTSIFEQALGEEFTRLHPMMQRRFGVGLDSGEACVGRGVMSSIRRGPWWTVPFLQIGRLRNILVPDVGRDVPFVIENYPYRDGLGRETVTFVRSYTVPRRRAGRRPVRFDATMVLDRGRVLDYLGTHQHLAVDLDLTVDDRGGLVLRSEAQRFHEGPVSFRFPMLFSGRAELHEWWSDDDESFHVDLEVHNHRFGFLFGYRGTFTCEWVAASDSPDRLKPRRTEARL
- a CDS encoding SRPBCC family protein — translated: MGKRQIYVETVIDADLDRVWAATQDPAQHVRWDVRFSSITPGPPDADGSIPFRYVRRTPVHTVEGTGVSIGERHGADGSRTSALRFATDDVLSPIRAGRGYWRYLPTDDGRTRFLTGYDYDSGWGPLDLVVRPLLGWATAFSFDRLRLWLETGREPERWPLASALAFWRADRPRASRTLRAPAGGTRAGDHLQEAPVTLATLPDPARRSPR
- a CDS encoding maleylpyruvate isomerase N-terminal domain-containing protein produces the protein MDESFETVRDAFGAAARWFAETVHELDRPPAPWEAPALGAWSRRDLVGHTSRALLTVEQYLRPGSSDSDRRPVDYYRAVRGGRADPDEVAERGRQAGRDLGTALPESVDAVVRRVTGVVAGRTADARVETPVGEWRLEAYLPTRVVELVVHTGDLRTAGGLDGQAPEVAGRQALVVLGALVADAPSADAPRLLTALTGRSALAAGYTVL